One Streptomyces coeruleorubidus DNA segment encodes these proteins:
- a CDS encoding IclR family transcriptional regulator: MALKHEPPTTPYHSAQEALRVLETVARSSAGVTDAELARHTGIRPERLTALLRMLRREGYVEQITDGAYVTGETLARLGSAHHREQALRDKLQHTLDRLRDSVGAAVYMSRYVDGEISVTQYADSPATPKVNEWVDFRSSAHATAIGKSLLTQLDHAARRDHLARHKMARLTSRTITSDRLLLSRLESQPPTVPVLDLQEYAVGTAVPVTAGSSVGCLALSLPVEHAHRLRQAADALNRNAAPVLLSMAI, translated from the coding sequence GTGGCGCTGAAGCACGAGCCGCCGACCACCCCGTACCACTCGGCCCAAGAAGCCCTGCGCGTCCTGGAGACGGTGGCGCGCAGTTCCGCCGGAGTCACCGACGCCGAGCTCGCCCGGCACACCGGCATCCGACCCGAGCGGCTGACCGCGCTGCTGCGCATGCTGCGCCGCGAGGGCTACGTCGAGCAGATCACCGACGGCGCGTACGTCACGGGCGAGACGCTGGCCCGCCTCGGCTCCGCCCACCACCGCGAGCAGGCCCTGCGCGACAAGCTCCAGCACACCCTCGACCGGCTGCGCGACTCGGTCGGCGCCGCCGTCTACATGAGCCGGTACGTCGACGGCGAGATCAGCGTCACCCAGTACGCCGACAGCCCGGCCACGCCCAAGGTCAACGAGTGGGTCGACTTCCGCTCCTCGGCCCACGCCACCGCGATCGGCAAGAGCCTGCTCACCCAGCTCGACCACGCCGCCCGTCGCGACCACCTCGCCCGGCACAAGATGGCCCGCCTCACCTCGCGCACCATCACCAGCGACCGGCTGCTGCTCTCCCGGCTGGAGTCCCAGCCGCCCACCGTGCCCGTCCTGGACCTCCAGGAATACGCGGTCGGCACGGCCGTCCCCGTCACGGCCGGCTCCTCCGTCGGCTGCCTGGCCCTGTCCCTCCCGGTCGAGCACGCCCACCGCCTGCGCCAGGCCGCGGACGCCCTCAACCGCAACGCGGCACCGGTCCTGCTGTCCATGGCGATCTAG
- a CDS encoding lytic polysaccharide monooxygenase auxiliary activity family 9 protein, translated as MRTRTKLSAAAVGLATTGALVLSSGGASGHGYTDLPVSRQKLCQNGTVTNCGPIQWEPQSVEGPKGFPASGPADGQICNAGLGQFSQLSAPRTPSGGAWPTTKVTGGQSYTFRWQFTAMHATTDFKYYITKPGWNQNHNLARSDLNLTPFFTVPYNGQRPPSTLSHSGRLPSGLSGRHVILAVWTIADTGNAFYACSDVTF; from the coding sequence ATGCGCACAAGGACCAAGTTGTCCGCAGCCGCGGTGGGACTGGCCACGACCGGAGCCCTCGTACTCTCCTCCGGCGGCGCCAGCGGCCACGGCTACACCGACCTCCCCGTCAGCAGGCAGAAGCTCTGCCAGAACGGCACCGTGACCAACTGCGGCCCGATCCAATGGGAACCGCAGAGCGTCGAGGGCCCGAAGGGCTTCCCGGCCTCCGGCCCGGCCGACGGGCAGATATGCAACGCCGGCCTCGGCCAGTTCAGCCAGCTCAGCGCACCGCGGACGCCGTCCGGCGGGGCCTGGCCCACCACGAAGGTGACGGGTGGCCAGAGCTACACGTTCCGCTGGCAGTTCACGGCCATGCACGCCACGACGGACTTCAAGTACTACATCACCAAGCCGGGCTGGAACCAGAACCACAACCTGGCCCGCTCCGACCTCAACCTCACGCCGTTCTTCACGGTGCCGTACAACGGCCAGCGGCCGCCGTCGACGCTCTCCCACAGCGGCAGGCTGCCGTCCGGGCTGAGTGGCCGCCACGTCATCCTGGCGGTGTGGACGATCGCCGACACGGGCAACGCGTTCTACGCCTGCTCGGACGTCACGTTCTGA
- a CDS encoding SPFH domain-containing protein — MSTTTSHTSEPDGPADGPARPARLIQNEATTEIPVHLLFRDDPDPAPVPLKPAVVGRRQGTGEQPRLGRPAALAPRPVPQVDPDLVERPARVLPGAAGVLAGAGGVAGCVATSWWAGLLPPLVLEALRLPAHAGAGLGPAQWAAYVGAGALGLFGFGGLARGRTGRAWVLDLFGRYRGTVRRSGLLWVNPLLLRRRVDVRLRHWRSEPVPAADGGGVALRVVVLVVWRVRDTARATLGVEDHETYLRECVEAALARVPVEMPGGARGSADAAAEALTRLVAADAAPVGLEVFSVQPLRVEYAPEVAAAMHRRRIAALDAQHRASVLTSVVDSVEDTVTRLTMRGLVELDDYERKVLVKDLTVAFCAGRGETAP; from the coding sequence ATGAGTACGACCACTTCCCACACGTCCGAGCCCGACGGACCGGCCGACGGACCGGCCAGACCCGCCCGGCTCATCCAGAACGAGGCCACCACCGAGATCCCCGTCCACCTGCTGTTCCGCGACGACCCCGACCCGGCGCCGGTACCGCTGAAGCCGGCGGTCGTGGGCCGCAGGCAGGGCACGGGGGAGCAGCCGCGCCTCGGACGCCCGGCGGCCCTCGCGCCGCGCCCGGTGCCGCAGGTCGACCCCGACCTGGTGGAGCGACCCGCGCGGGTGCTGCCCGGGGCGGCGGGCGTGCTGGCCGGGGCGGGCGGGGTGGCCGGGTGTGTGGCCACCTCCTGGTGGGCCGGGCTGCTCCCGCCGCTCGTGCTGGAGGCGCTGCGGCTGCCCGCGCACGCCGGGGCCGGCCTCGGTCCCGCGCAGTGGGCGGCGTACGTGGGGGCCGGGGCGCTCGGGCTGTTCGGGTTCGGCGGGCTGGCCCGGGGTCGGACCGGGCGGGCCTGGGTGCTGGATCTGTTCGGCCGCTACCGGGGGACCGTCCGGCGCTCGGGTCTGCTGTGGGTCAATCCGCTGCTGCTGCGTCGCCGGGTGGACGTACGGCTGCGGCACTGGCGCAGCGAGCCGGTGCCGGCCGCCGACGGAGGCGGGGTCGCGCTGCGGGTGGTCGTCCTGGTGGTGTGGCGGGTGCGGGACACCGCGCGGGCCACGCTGGGCGTCGAGGACCACGAGACATATCTGCGCGAGTGCGTCGAGGCGGCGCTGGCCCGGGTGCCGGTGGAGATGCCCGGCGGGGCCAGGGGCTCCGCGGACGCGGCGGCCGAGGCACTGACCCGGCTGGTGGCGGCGGACGCGGCGCCGGTCGGCCTGGAGGTGTTCTCGGTGCAGCCGCTCCGGGTGGAGTACGCCCCGGAGGTCGCCGCCGCGATGCACCGCCGCCGCATCGCCGCGCTGGACGCCCAGCACCGGGCGAGCGTGCTCACCTCGGTCGTGGACTCGGTGGAGGACACGGTGACCCGGCTGACCATGCGCGGGCTGGTCGAACTCGACGACTACGAGCGGAAGGTGCTGGTGAAGGACCTGACGGTGGCGTTCTGCGCGGGCCGGGGAGAAACAGCCCCGTGA